In Providencia rettgeri, the following proteins share a genomic window:
- the cysJ gene encoding NADPH-dependent assimilatory sulfite reductase flavoprotein subunit: MTKKQPPLAALPISVEQLTRLQTAVDDFSSHQLAWLSGYLWGVVNQNTQVDVSASTPVVTQDTVTIISASQTGNARRLSEQLRERLVGEKISVNLVNAGDYKFKQINQEQVLVIVASTQGEGEPAEEAVALYKYLHSKKAPNLSQTSYAVFALGDSSYEKFCQAGKDFDSQLASLGAISLTERIDADVEYQAVADEWVENLTQILKARVPAQSDSQLLATQTGSINEIHSSPYSKTAPLTASLLSNQKITSRDSQKDVRHIEIDLGDSGLRYQPGDALGVWFDNDPALVDELVALLWLQGDEEVFIGSQRHSFRDALIYQLELTQNTPVIVEKYAQLSKDDALLSLISDKAAILHYAQNTPIVDMVRQAASQPAAQEFVDLLRPLTPRLYSISSSQSEVEDEVHATVGVVRYEIDGKARTGGASGFLADRLNEDDELRIFIEHNDNFRLPQDPNTPVIMIGPGTGIAPFRAFLQQRDNDGATGKNWLFFGNPHFVDDFLYQVEWQRYVKDGLLTHISLAWSRDQQEKIYVQDKLREQGEEVWQWLQEGAHIYVCGDANRMAKDVEQALLDIVSQYGNMDSEEADEFLSELRVMRRYQRDVY, translated from the coding sequence ATGACAAAAAAACAGCCGCCATTAGCGGCGCTGCCAATATCTGTTGAGCAATTAACACGTTTACAGACAGCCGTTGATGATTTTTCATCTCATCAACTCGCATGGCTTTCTGGTTATTTGTGGGGAGTGGTAAATCAGAACACGCAAGTTGATGTATCAGCCAGTACGCCTGTTGTTACTCAAGATACCGTCACTATTATCTCTGCGTCACAGACAGGAAATGCACGTCGCCTATCTGAGCAGCTCAGAGAGCGCTTGGTGGGGGAGAAAATTAGTGTGAATTTGGTGAATGCAGGGGATTATAAATTCAAACAAATCAACCAAGAGCAAGTGTTGGTTATTGTCGCCTCAACGCAGGGTGAAGGTGAACCCGCCGAAGAGGCGGTTGCGTTGTACAAATACCTTCATTCTAAAAAAGCGCCTAATTTATCACAAACTAGCTATGCGGTTTTCGCGCTGGGAGACTCCTCTTACGAAAAATTTTGCCAAGCGGGTAAAGATTTCGATTCTCAGCTTGCATCATTAGGGGCGATATCATTAACGGAACGAATTGATGCAGATGTTGAATACCAAGCGGTTGCAGATGAATGGGTTGAAAACCTCACGCAGATTTTAAAAGCTCGCGTTCCTGCTCAAAGTGATAGCCAATTATTGGCGACTCAAACAGGAAGTATCAATGAAATTCATTCATCACCTTATAGTAAAACGGCACCATTAACTGCATCGCTACTGAGCAATCAAAAGATCACCAGCCGCGACTCACAAAAAGATGTTCGCCATATTGAAATTGACCTCGGTGACTCTGGTTTACGTTATCAACCGGGTGATGCGCTAGGTGTTTGGTTCGATAATGACCCCGCTTTAGTTGATGAGCTGGTGGCTTTATTGTGGCTGCAAGGTGATGAAGAAGTCTTTATTGGCTCACAGCGTCATTCATTCCGTGATGCGCTGATTTATCAATTAGAACTGACACAAAATACCCCAGTGATTGTCGAAAAATACGCTCAGTTATCAAAAGACGATGCACTATTGTCATTAATTAGCGATAAAGCCGCTATTTTGCACTACGCACAAAATACGCCAATCGTCGATATGGTACGCCAAGCGGCATCTCAGCCTGCTGCCCAAGAATTTGTTGACCTACTGCGCCCGTTAACCCCTCGTTTGTACTCGATTTCTTCTTCCCAATCCGAGGTGGAAGATGAAGTTCATGCAACGGTTGGCGTTGTCCGCTATGAGATTGATGGTAAGGCGCGAACTGGCGGTGCTTCGGGTTTCTTAGCTGATCGCTTAAATGAGGATGATGAACTCCGTATATTCATTGAGCACAATGATAACTTCCGTCTACCACAAGACCCAAATACGCCTGTGATCATGATTGGCCCTGGTACAGGGATAGCGCCATTTCGCGCTTTTTTACAGCAGCGTGACAATGACGGTGCGACAGGCAAAAACTGGTTATTTTTTGGTAACCCACATTTTGTTGACGACTTTCTCTACCAAGTGGAATGGCAGCGCTATGTCAAAGACGGTTTATTAACCCATATTTCATTAGCGTGGTCTCGCGACCAGCAAGAGAAAATTTACGTACAAGATAAACTTCGTGAACAAGGTGAAGAAGTTTGGCAATGGTTACAAGAAGGGGCCCACATCTATGTGTGTGGTGATGCAAACCGCATGGCCAAAGATGTCGAACAGGCATTATTAGATATCGTCAGCCAATACGGGAACATGGACAGTGAAGAAGCCGATGAATTTTTAAGTGAGTTGCGCGTAATGCGCCGTTATCAGAGGGATGTTTATTAA
- the queD gene encoding 6-carboxytetrahydropterin synthase QueD — MSTTIYKDFTFEAAHKLPHVPEGHKCGRLHGHSFMVRLEITGEVDSHSGWIIDFSDVKAAFKPIWERLDHHYLNDIEGLENPTSEVLAQWIWQQTKPLLPLLSAVTVKETCTAGCVYRGEA; from the coding sequence ATGAGCACAACAATCTATAAAGATTTCACTTTCGAAGCCGCCCATAAACTTCCCCATGTTCCAGAGGGTCATAAGTGCGGCCGCCTCCATGGGCATTCTTTCATGGTGCGTTTAGAAATCACTGGTGAAGTCGACTCACATAGTGGTTGGATTATTGATTTTTCCGATGTAAAAGCTGCATTTAAACCTATTTGGGAACGCTTAGACCATCACTATTTAAATGATATCGAAGGGTTAGAAAACCCAACGAGTGAGGTATTAGCCCAATGGATTTGGCAACAAACTAAGCCTTTACTACCCTTATTAAGTGCGGTTACCGTAAAAGAAACCTGCACAGCAGGCTGTGTCTATCGCGGAGAAGCTTAA
- a CDS encoding YagU family protein: protein MHLFQQTPKSRRRYGLAAFIGLIAGIVSSFVKWGAEVPLPPRSPTDMFNAACSPETLIRAAEQIDCSRNFLNPPYIFLRDWLGIADPNSAVYTFAGHVFNSVGVTHIIFSIVFAVGYCIVAEIFPKIKLWQGLLAGALAQLFVHMISFPLMGLTPPLLDLPWYENVSEIFGHLIWFWSIEIIRRDLRNRITHEPDPEVPLNQPFR from the coding sequence ATGCATTTATTTCAGCAAACACCAAAATCCAGAAGGCGTTATGGACTGGCCGCATTTATTGGTCTAATCGCTGGTATCGTTTCTTCATTTGTCAAATGGGGGGCTGAAGTCCCATTACCGCCAAGAAGCCCAACGGATATGTTCAATGCAGCTTGTTCGCCAGAGACGCTGATCCGTGCAGCGGAACAAATAGACTGCTCACGTAACTTCCTCAATCCACCTTATATATTCTTAAGGGATTGGTTAGGCATTGCCGACCCTAACTCTGCAGTTTACACCTTTGCTGGGCACGTTTTTAACTCTGTGGGGGTTACTCACATCATATTTTCTATCGTATTTGCTGTCGGATATTGTATCGTTGCTGAAATATTCCCTAAAATTAAGTTATGGCAAGGGTTGTTAGCGGGTGCACTGGCGCAATTATTTGTCCATATGATTTCATTCCCACTTATGGGGCTAACCCCTCCACTTTTAGACCTGCCATGGTATGAAAATGTTTCAGAAATATTTGGTCATTTAATTTGGTTCTGGTCTATTGAAATTATTCGTCGTGACTTACGTAACCGTATTACTCACGAACCAGATCCTGAAGTACCATTAAACCAACCTTTTAGGTAA
- the queE gene encoding 7-carboxy-7-deazaguanine synthase QueE, whose amino-acid sequence MKYPINEIFQTIQGEGVFTGVPAVFIRLQGCPVGCSWCDTKQTWEIEQDKESTLGDIALKTIDSDAWAMSDSEALIQLMKEKHFSAQHIVITGGEPCIYDLQPLTEALEQHGYQCQIETSGTYPIQCTDNTWVTVSPKVGMKGGLQVISQAVNRANEIKHPVAREKDIEALEKILALRIAETPPVVALQPISQKAAATKLCIETCIQRNWRLSIQTHKYLDIQ is encoded by the coding sequence ATGAAATACCCAATTAATGAAATCTTCCAAACCATTCAGGGAGAGGGGGTTTTTACTGGTGTTCCAGCCGTATTTATTCGTTTGCAGGGCTGCCCAGTTGGATGTAGTTGGTGTGATACCAAACAAACATGGGAAATAGAACAAGATAAAGAATCTACCCTAGGGGATATCGCACTTAAAACGATTGATTCAGATGCATGGGCGATGTCAGATAGTGAGGCATTGATTCAGTTAATGAAAGAAAAGCACTTCAGCGCACAGCATATTGTTATTACAGGCGGTGAGCCTTGTATTTATGATTTACAGCCATTGACTGAGGCATTAGAACAGCATGGATATCAATGCCAAATTGAAACTAGTGGCACATACCCTATTCAATGCACTGATAACACATGGGTTACTGTATCACCAAAAGTCGGTATGAAAGGAGGACTACAGGTGATCAGCCAAGCAGTGAATCGGGCCAATGAAATTAAACATCCTGTTGCTCGCGAAAAAGATATAGAAGCACTTGAGAAAATTTTAGCATTACGTATTGCCGAAACGCCTCCTGTAGTAGCATTACAGCCAATCAGCCAAAAAGCGGCAGCAACAAAATTGTGTATTGAAACCTGTATTCAACGCAACTGGCGTTTATCGATTCAAACACATAAATATTTGGATATTCAATAA
- a CDS encoding amino acid permease: MQSSEQNQLRKGLSVRHIRFMALGSAIGTGLFYGSASAIQAAGPAVLLAYMVGGAAVFMVMRALGEMAVHHPVPGSFSHYASHYMGPLAGFLTGWNYVFEMLVVCLADITAFGMYMGFWFPHVDQWVWVLSIVLFIGALNLCHVKIFGEMEFWLSIVKVSAIIAMIVGGTFLMFYGFGQETDHAVGIQNLWEHGGFMPNGIEGVIASLAIVMFAFGGIEVIGITASEAQNPEKTIPKAINAVPIRILLFYGLTLFILMCIYPWNQIGQNGSPFVQIFDSLGIQSAANILNIVVITAAISAINSDIFGAGRMMYGMAQDKQAPKVFTKLTKSGVPWVTVLVMSVVMLLGVYLNYLLPEKIFVIIASIATFATVWVWLMILLSHVAMRRQMSPEEVKKLKFPVPFWPVGPAITIAFMVFVIALLGFFKDTQVALLVGFAWVAILSVTFFVMRKFQKS, from the coding sequence ATGCAAAGTAGTGAACAAAATCAACTCAGAAAGGGACTGAGTGTTCGGCACATTCGCTTTATGGCTTTAGGATCAGCGATTGGTACCGGCTTATTTTATGGTTCTGCTTCCGCAATTCAAGCGGCAGGGCCTGCAGTTCTCCTCGCTTATATGGTCGGTGGTGCTGCTGTATTTATGGTCATGCGAGCCTTAGGCGAGATGGCAGTGCATCATCCTGTACCCGGTTCGTTTTCTCACTACGCTAGCCATTACATGGGCCCCCTCGCTGGTTTTTTAACTGGCTGGAACTACGTATTTGAAATGTTGGTCGTCTGCTTGGCCGACATTACCGCTTTTGGGATGTACATGGGGTTCTGGTTCCCACATGTCGACCAATGGGTGTGGGTATTAAGTATCGTGCTATTTATTGGTGCGCTCAATTTATGCCATGTTAAAATTTTCGGTGAAATGGAATTTTGGCTGTCTATCGTGAAAGTCTCCGCTATCATCGCAATGATTGTTGGTGGTACCTTCTTAATGTTCTACGGTTTCGGCCAAGAAACTGACCATGCGGTGGGTATCCAAAATCTCTGGGAACACGGTGGCTTTATGCCTAACGGTATTGAAGGTGTTATTGCATCCTTAGCTATCGTAATGTTCGCCTTTGGGGGTATCGAGGTGATCGGTATTACCGCCAGTGAAGCACAAAATCCAGAGAAAACCATTCCAAAAGCAATTAATGCCGTTCCAATCCGTATCTTACTATTCTATGGGTTAACATTGTTCATTTTGATGTGTATCTATCCGTGGAATCAAATTGGTCAAAATGGTAGTCCATTCGTCCAAATTTTTGATAGCTTAGGCATTCAATCAGCGGCAAATATCTTAAATATCGTGGTGATCACTGCGGCAATTTCAGCGATTAATAGTGATATTTTCGGTGCTGGTCGCATGATGTATGGTATGGCACAAGACAAACAAGCACCAAAAGTCTTTACCAAGTTGACTAAAAGTGGGGTGCCTTGGGTCACTGTACTGGTGATGTCTGTTGTCATGTTATTAGGCGTTTATTTAAACTACCTACTTCCAGAAAAAATCTTTGTGATTATTGCGTCAATCGCAACCTTTGCGACCGTTTGGGTCTGGTTAATGATCCTGCTATCTCATGTCGCAATGCGCCGCCAAATGAGCCCTGAAGAGGTTAAAAAACTGAAGTTCCCAGTCCCATTTTGGCCAGTTGGCCCTGCAATTACTATCGCATTTATGGTCTTTGTTATCGCACTACTTGGCTTCTTTAAAGATACACAAGTTGCCCTTTTAGTTGGGTTTGCATGGGTCGCGATATTGAGTGTGACCTTCTTTGTCATGCGTAAATTTCAAAAATCTTAA
- a CDS encoding IS3 family transposase (programmed frameshift) — translation MKAITKRTQRDYSLAFKLQVVDQVEKGELTYKQAQYQYGIQGCSTVLVWLRKHGRLDWSEGTPNTLYKGTAMTQTPEQQTPEQRIKLLERELEEARLKSDFFEAVVKVMDRDFGGSLVKKAQGRVIKEKTVKNLTVTIACRFMNISRQAYYKRQDKTEERQKIDTAIIDIVKSERAFHPRLGGRKLHFILKQKQMIIGRDRLFTLLKEHRLLVPNKRAYHRTTLSHHRFHRHPNLIKSGFIPTQPEQLWVADITYLSTHEGDTYLSLITDAYSRKIVGYHLDDNMKTSSVKKSLVQALKKRCSTTSLIHHSDRGLQYCSSEYQEIHRNHNIQCSMTDGYDCYQNALAERINGILKMEYLLVKPRNLEQARRLVEESIQIYNERRPHLSLNYKTPDEVHRAFYA, via the exons ATGAAAGCAATCACTAAACGAACTCAACGCGATTATTCCCTCGCTTTTAAATTACAGGTTGTTGACCAAGTAGAAAAAGGCGAACTCACCTATAAACAAGCTCAATATCAATATGGGATACAAGGATGTTCTACCGTTTTGGTATGGCTTCGTAAACATGGTAGATTAGATTGGTCTGAAGGTACGCCCAATACTCTTTATAAAGGTACTGCTATGACCCAAACTCCTGAGCAACAAACCCCAGAACAACGCATCAAACTACTCGAAAGGGAACTTGAAGAAGCTCGGCTTAAATCCGATTTCTTTGAAGCTGTTGTCAAAGTTATGGATAGAGACTTCGGAG GTTCGCTTGTCAAAAAAGCGCAAGGCCGAGTTATTAAAGAAAAAACGGTTAAAAACCTCACCGTAACAATAGCTTGTCGTTTTATGAATATTAGCCGGCAAGCCTACTACAAGCGACAGGATAAGACTGAAGAACGACAAAAAATCGATACGGCCATTATTGATATTGTTAAGTCTGAACGCGCCTTTCATCCCAGACTGGGAGGGCGTAAGTTACATTTTATTTTAAAGCAAAAACAAATGATTATTGGTCGTGACCGGCTATTTACTTTATTGAAGGAACATCGGTTACTTGTGCCGAATAAGCGGGCTTATCATAGAACAACTTTAAGCCATCATCGTTTTCATCGACATCCAAATTTAATTAAGTCAGGATTTATCCCCACACAGCCTGAGCAACTCTGGGTAGCGGATATTACCTATTTATCGACACATGAGGGTGATACCTATTTAAGTTTAATTACGGATGCGTACTCGCGAAAAATCGTGGGATATCATTTAGATGACAATATGAAAACAAGTTCGGTGAAGAAGTCGCTGGTTCAGGCTTTAAAAAAACGCTGTTCGACAACATCGCTGATCCATCATTCAGATCGTGGGCTACAGTATTGTTCGTCGGAGTATCAAGAAATACATAGAAATCATAATATTCAATGTTCTATGACTGATGGCTATGATTGCTATCAAAATGCCTTAGCAGAAAGAATTAATGGAATATTAAAAATGGAGTATCTTCTAGTAAAACCAAGAAATTTAGAGCAGGCACGAAGGTTGGTTGAAGAATCAATCCAGATTTATAATGAAAGGCGCCCGCATTTATCATTAAACTATAAAACGCCCGATGAGGTTCACCGAGCGTTTTATGCCTGA
- the megL gene encoding methionine gamma-lyase — translation MILDRQYSFDTRVIHNYYDAAENLGALASPIYQTSTYVFNSVEEGAACFSGESNGYIYTRINNPTLSLLEKRLADLEEGDAAIAFSSGMGAITSTLWTLLSPGDELLVDMTVYGCTYAFFHHGLARFGIKVRHIDMSDPNHVAQELTEKTRMIFFESPANPNMRLVDISAVSNIVRQYNIANNQEILITVDNTYCTPYIQKPLELGADIVVHSLTKYMNGHGDVMAGAVITTEELAKQIRLVGLKDMTGACLSPHDANLILRGMKTLPIRMERVVENAQKVAEYLASLSEISQVMYPGLSSFPQYALAQKQMKLPGGMIAFELEGGLEAGKQFLNRLQLFSCAVSLGDCESLAQHPASMTHSTYTAEERKQYGISDGLIRLSVGLESVDDLIADIRQALI, via the coding sequence ATGATATTAGATAGACAGTATTCTTTTGATACGCGTGTGATACATAATTACTATGATGCAGCTGAAAATTTAGGGGCACTAGCTTCTCCCATTTATCAAACTTCAACCTACGTATTTAATAGTGTTGAAGAAGGTGCAGCCTGCTTTAGCGGTGAATCGAATGGTTATATTTATACACGAATAAATAACCCAACATTAAGTTTGTTGGAAAAGCGGCTTGCTGATTTAGAAGAGGGAGATGCAGCAATTGCATTCTCTTCAGGGATGGGGGCAATAACATCGACGCTTTGGACATTACTGAGCCCTGGAGATGAGTTGTTAGTTGACATGACGGTTTATGGCTGTACATATGCGTTCTTTCATCATGGGTTGGCTCGTTTTGGTATCAAAGTTCGTCACATTGATATGAGTGATCCAAATCATGTGGCACAAGAGCTCACTGAAAAAACAAGGATGATATTTTTCGAATCACCTGCAAACCCAAACATGCGTTTAGTTGATATTAGTGCAGTGAGTAATATCGTTCGCCAATATAATATTGCAAATAACCAAGAAATATTGATAACTGTAGATAATACCTATTGTACCCCTTACATTCAAAAACCCCTTGAGCTTGGGGCAGATATTGTTGTTCATTCATTGACTAAATATATGAATGGACATGGTGATGTGATGGCTGGCGCTGTTATAACAACTGAGGAATTAGCGAAACAAATCAGATTGGTTGGGCTGAAAGATATGACTGGAGCATGCCTATCCCCTCACGATGCAAACCTGATATTGCGAGGAATGAAAACACTTCCAATCAGAATGGAAAGAGTGGTTGAGAATGCACAGAAAGTTGCAGAATATTTGGCTTCACTATCTGAAATTTCTCAAGTGATGTATCCGGGTTTATCGAGTTTTCCACAATATGCATTAGCTCAAAAGCAGATGAAGTTACCTGGAGGGATGATTGCTTTCGAACTTGAAGGGGGACTTGAGGCGGGTAAGCAGTTTCTGAACCGTCTACAGCTATTCTCTTGTGCGGTTAGCTTAGGTGATTGTGAGTCATTGGCTCAGCACCCTGCAAGTATGACCCATTCTACTTATACTGCAGAGGAACGAAAACAGTATGGGATTAGTGATGGGCTTATTCGTTTATCCGTTGGATTAGAAAGTGTTGATGATTTGATTGCCGATATTAGGCAAGCGCTCATTTGA
- a CDS encoding NAD(P)/FAD-dependent oxidoreductase has product MKNIVIVGGGTGGTMLANTLARKLSKEIFSKKIKITLITDNPIHYYKPAFMYVAFNLFFKDELSRPERELLRPEIELAIDKIEYFDFKNKELNSTHGKKYNYDFLVIATGCVPKPERIQGLKDIGNHFYAYEASRKLADQLAKIEKGRIFITVSFPETPNVPHQCGIAPMETTLMIDEFLRKRRVRDNIEIVYTYPTVSQLLRNCLFMQQPVCEVIPEVFTAKNIKAQRGFTLDKVDPDKKIAYSKEGDEQNFDLLISTPPITAVEAVINTGLSEHNNGEGWLPTDHETMQVYGVDGVYVIGDTVDLPISKAGGSCHNQAAIIADNICGELIYGYPAAIYDGRVQAVAQMGLTAGMPLQYDYKHDVIPTPPTKLGGLLRNGFNRGIYWAAIRGLV; this is encoded by the coding sequence ATGAAAAATATAGTTATTGTTGGCGGTGGAACGGGCGGGACGATGCTAGCAAATACACTCGCTAGAAAATTGAGTAAAGAAATTTTTTCAAAGAAAATAAAAATAACATTAATTACGGATAATCCAATCCATTATTATAAACCTGCATTTATGTATGTTGCTTTTAATTTATTTTTTAAGGATGAATTAAGCCGTCCAGAAAGAGAGCTGTTAAGGCCTGAAATAGAGTTAGCCATTGATAAAATAGAATACTTTGATTTTAAAAATAAAGAGCTAAACTCAACACATGGAAAAAAATATAATTATGATTTTCTTGTGATAGCGACAGGTTGCGTACCTAAACCTGAGCGTATTCAAGGTTTAAAAGATATCGGTAACCATTTTTATGCTTATGAAGCATCAAGAAAGCTAGCTGACCAACTTGCTAAGATTGAAAAAGGTCGAATTTTTATTACGGTATCATTCCCTGAAACACCTAATGTGCCTCATCAGTGTGGTATCGCACCGATGGAAACAACGTTAATGATTGATGAGTTTTTACGAAAACGTCGAGTCAGGGATAATATTGAAATCGTTTATACATATCCAACCGTTTCACAATTATTACGTAACTGTTTATTTATGCAGCAACCTGTTTGTGAAGTTATTCCCGAAGTATTCACTGCTAAAAATATTAAGGCACAGAGAGGATTTACTTTAGATAAAGTTGATCCAGATAAGAAAATAGCTTATTCGAAGGAAGGGGACGAGCAAAATTTCGATTTATTGATTAGTACTCCTCCTATTACTGCGGTTGAAGCGGTTATTAATACAGGATTGAGTGAACATAATAATGGTGAAGGATGGTTACCAACTGACCACGAAACAATGCAAGTTTATGGTGTCGATGGTGTTTATGTTATTGGTGACACCGTTGATTTACCGATCAGTAAAGCGGGTGGAAGCTGCCATAATCAAGCTGCGATTATAGCCGATAATATTTGTGGTGAATTAATTTATGGTTATCCCGCGGCTATCTATGATGGGCGAGTTCAAGCCGTTGCTCAAATGGGATTAACAGCAGGAATGCCTTTACAATACGATTATAAACACGATGTTATTCCTACACCTCCGACTAAATTAGGAGGATTACTCAGAAATGGCTTTAATAGAGGTATTTATTGGGCTGCTATTCGTGGCTTAGTTTAA
- a CDS encoding DUF1287 domain-containing protein: MFFFFAQIANGSSLLLAKHAEQLPRLVIYDPSYRQISYPNGDVPEQYGVCSDVVIRSYRKIGIDLQQLVHEDMKANFRQYPSQRMWGLRKPDTNIDHRRVPNLEAFFSRKGKNKPISKNASDYIPGDIVSWRLDNGRPHIGVVTSRKSSNTQNYLVMHNIGYGQVFEDVLFRWDIVGHYSY, from the coding sequence ATCTTTTTCTTTTTTGCACAAATAGCTAATGGGTCTAGCTTATTGTTAGCTAAACATGCGGAACAGTTGCCTCGTTTAGTTATTTATGACCCATCTTATCGACAAATTTCTTATCCGAATGGTGATGTGCCCGAACAATACGGTGTCTGCTCTGATGTGGTTATACGAAGCTACCGAAAAATTGGTATTGATTTGCAACAATTAGTTCATGAAGACATGAAAGCAAATTTTCGCCAATACCCCAGTCAACGAATGTGGGGATTGCGTAAGCCAGATACAAATATTGATCATCGTCGCGTACCTAATTTAGAGGCTTTTTTCTCACGAAAAGGGAAAAATAAGCCTATATCAAAGAATGCCAGTGATTATATTCCTGGCGATATTGTCTCTTGGCGTTTGGATAATGGTCGGCCACATATCGGTGTTGTAACATCGAGAAAGTCATCAAATACACAGAATTATTTAGTGATGCACAATATTGGATATGGCCAAGTCTTTGAAGATGTTTTATTTCGTTGGGATATTGTTGGACATTATTCTTATTAA
- a CDS encoding endonuclease/exonuclease/phosphatase family protein, with product MAKRTYSVRYIAGEPAKRIQPMSVHMLGESLPIGLPLFAAGETLDVVTWNIYKQQRPNWKPTLNELVKDRKLILLQEAQMSPELISFAASHKLIADQVPALPFSPHPAGVMTLAASHPIYCCPLREKEPLLRLAKSALITVYPLPDGKHLMVANVHAINFSFGVDVYTRQLNKLGVHIAKHVGPVILAGDFNAWSRQRVNALKRFIRSVGLKEIAFSDDYRTKAFGRPLDYVFYRGLKVKDSTVLPTDASDHNPIMTKFTLSK from the coding sequence TTGGCAAAAAGAACCTATTCTGTTCGGTATATTGCAGGTGAGCCCGCTAAACGAATTCAGCCTATGTCTGTACATATGTTGGGTGAATCACTTCCAATAGGTTTACCTCTATTCGCTGCGGGTGAAACTCTTGATGTGGTTACATGGAATATTTACAAACAGCAGAGGCCAAATTGGAAGCCCACTCTTAATGAGTTAGTGAAGGATAGAAAACTTATTTTGTTGCAAGAGGCTCAAATGTCACCTGAGCTAATATCTTTTGCTGCATCACATAAATTAATTGCTGACCAAGTACCTGCATTACCTTTTTCACCTCATCCAGCTGGCGTGATGACGCTCGCTGCTTCACATCCGATATATTGCTGTCCTTTAAGAGAAAAAGAACCACTGTTACGACTGGCTAAATCTGCGCTGATTACAGTATACCCGTTACCAGATGGGAAGCACTTGATGGTCGCGAATGTTCATGCAATTAACTTCAGTTTTGGTGTGGATGTATATACGCGACAACTAAATAAATTGGGTGTTCATATTGCTAAACATGTGGGGCCAGTGATCCTTGCGGGGGATTTTAATGCATGGAGTAGACAACGGGTAAATGCATTAAAACGGTTTATTCGTAGTGTGGGTCTAAAAGAAATAGCATTTAGTGATGATTACCGGACTAAGGCTTTTGGTCGTCCTTTGGATTACGTGTTTTATCGTGGATTGAAGGTTAAAGATAGCACTGTACTACCGACAGATGCATCTGATCATAACCCTATTATGACCAAATTTACGCTTTCTAAGTAA